One genomic region from Leptospira inadai serovar Lyme str. 10 encodes:
- a CDS encoding AraC family transcriptional regulator, with amino-acid sequence MDFVQKALWFVESHKRDTISLEEIADVCEVSPFHLTRTFAATMGVSLMRYVRARRLSEAARQLALGNTDILYLALEVGYGSHEAFTRAFRDQFALSPEQIRAQGHLNNITLVAPITMNAVPISKMDPPRFETLKPKVFVGLVERYDCQSPGGIPDQWQRFVPYLGNIPGQVGDAAYGINFNFDKDGNFDLMSGVEVIDLSNIPKGLNSLRIPAQRYAVFSHKDHIAGIRASFAAIWNKLLPESGVKAVEGPNFERYGSEFNPKTGLGGLEIWIPIEG; translated from the coding sequence ATGGATTTTGTACAAAAGGCGCTCTGGTTTGTAGAAAGCCACAAACGGGATACTATTTCTCTGGAAGAAATAGCCGACGTGTGCGAAGTTTCTCCATTTCACCTAACCCGCACTTTTGCGGCAACCATGGGTGTCTCGTTAATGCGGTATGTTCGGGCTCGCAGATTAAGCGAGGCTGCAAGACAACTTGCGTTAGGAAATACGGATATCCTTTATCTAGCGCTCGAAGTCGGTTACGGTTCCCACGAGGCGTTTACTCGTGCGTTCCGCGATCAGTTTGCCCTATCACCCGAGCAAATTCGGGCTCAAGGTCACCTGAACAATATTACTTTAGTGGCGCCTATAACCATGAATGCCGTCCCAATTTCAAAAATGGACCCGCCTAGATTCGAGACGCTTAAACCGAAAGTTTTTGTCGGCCTCGTAGAACGCTATGACTGTCAATCGCCCGGCGGAATTCCCGACCAATGGCAACGTTTTGTCCCGTACCTCGGAAATATTCCGGGTCAGGTTGGAGATGCCGCATACGGTATTAATTTCAACTTCGATAAAGACGGAAACTTTGACCTTATGAGCGGGGTTGAAGTTATCGATCTTTCTAATATTCCAAAAGGATTGAATTCACTCCGCATTCCCGCTCAAAGATATGCGGTCTTTTCCCATAAAGATCATATTGCGGGGATACGGGCAAGCTTTGCGGCGATCTGGAACAAATTGCTTCCCGAATCGGGAGTGAAGGCGGTCGAAGGCCCGAACTTTGAACGCTATGGCAGCGAATTTAATCCGAAGACGGGATTAGGCGGTCTTGAAATTTGGATTCCGATCGAGGGTTAA
- a CDS encoding PAS domain-containing protein, whose translation MDTSELFKTTPDAIIITDLTGKVSDWNMAAEAIFDYSRDEAIGKSIADLIFPDDRREEHEKIQREASAYGHVVYESVRRKKDGSLVHVSASTKSIFDNNNNIICFLSAKKDVTSLKVARDAKLVETKYSHFLELTPDSIVMVNVTGRIVHVNAQAERTFGYKVTELIGQPIEILLPERFRKDHLKHRVGFFVQPRNRTMGAGLELYGLRKSGEEFPVEISISPIETDEGMMVMSAVRDITDRKKAEQKFRGLLESAPDAMVIVGKDGKIILVNSQTEKIFGYKREELLGEEVEILVPDRFHVNHRIYRNGFFNFPIARSMGAEQELFARRKDGTEFPVEISLSPLETEEGTLVTGAIRDITDRKKAEQKFKDLLESAPDAMVIVDRTGSIILVNSQALKLFGWGREELLGQQIEILIPTKFRDVHPQHRTDFFANPKVRAMGANLELLGIRKNGTEFPVEISLSPLETEDGLFVSSAIRDVTERKRFELKLQEASRLKSEFLASMSHELRTPLNAIIGFSEFLLDEKPGKLNGKQKEYLEDVLQSGRHLLNLINDVLDLSKVEAGKMELFPETFSVANAIEDAIAIVSTLAHEKQIDISKVLSKGNDDVTLDHQRFKQILFNLLSNAVKFTQEKGKVEIYSSFNNLDRLEIQVRDTGIGIKEEDLGRLFKEFQQLDSGTNRQYQGSGLGLALTKRFVELLQGSIAIKSELGKGSTFTINLPRVLDKSRAL comes from the coding sequence ATGGATACTTCAGAATTATTTAAAACGACGCCGGATGCGATCATTATAACGGACTTAACCGGAAAGGTTTCGGATTGGAATATGGCGGCGGAGGCGATATTCGATTATTCGCGAGATGAAGCGATAGGGAAATCGATAGCCGATCTTATCTTTCCCGACGACAGACGGGAGGAGCATGAAAAAATTCAACGCGAGGCGTCGGCTTACGGTCACGTGGTGTACGAATCCGTTCGAAGGAAAAAGGACGGGTCGCTGGTTCATGTGAGTGCATCTACTAAAAGTATATTTGATAATAATAATAATATAATATGCTTTCTTTCTGCAAAGAAAGACGTAACTAGTTTGAAGGTTGCCCGGGACGCCAAATTAGTCGAGACAAAATATAGCCACTTTCTCGAATTGACGCCCGATTCCATCGTGATGGTAAACGTAACCGGCCGAATCGTTCATGTGAATGCTCAGGCTGAACGGACATTCGGCTACAAAGTAACGGAATTGATAGGCCAGCCCATCGAGATCCTTCTTCCGGAAAGGTTTCGGAAAGATCATTTGAAGCATCGCGTCGGCTTCTTTGTCCAGCCCAGAAATCGGACGATGGGCGCAGGCCTGGAACTATACGGCCTTCGCAAGTCCGGAGAAGAATTCCCGGTTGAGATCAGCATTAGTCCGATAGAAACGGACGAGGGCATGATGGTAATGAGTGCCGTTCGCGATATCACGGACCGCAAAAAAGCGGAGCAAAAGTTTCGCGGTCTTCTCGAATCCGCTCCGGATGCGATGGTCATAGTCGGAAAGGACGGCAAGATAATCTTAGTTAATTCCCAAACCGAAAAAATATTCGGATACAAAAGGGAAGAACTTTTAGGAGAAGAGGTGGAAATTCTAGTTCCTGATCGTTTTCACGTAAATCATCGAATCTATCGGAACGGTTTTTTCAACTTCCCGATTGCGAGATCTATGGGGGCCGAACAGGAACTGTTCGCGAGACGTAAAGATGGTACTGAATTTCCGGTCGAGATCAGTCTTAGCCCGCTTGAAACGGAGGAAGGAACCCTAGTAACGGGAGCTATTCGCGATATCACGGATAGAAAAAAGGCCGAGCAGAAATTTAAAGACCTATTGGAAAGCGCGCCGGACGCCATGGTAATTGTGGATCGTACCGGAAGTATTATACTAGTTAATTCGCAAGCGTTAAAATTATTCGGCTGGGGAAGAGAGGAACTATTGGGGCAACAGATAGAAATATTAATCCCGACGAAATTCCGAGACGTGCATCCGCAGCATCGAACCGATTTTTTCGCAAATCCGAAAGTTAGGGCTATGGGAGCAAATCTGGAACTCCTGGGAATCCGCAAAAACGGGACGGAATTTCCGGTCGAGATCAGTCTTAGTCCGCTTGAAACGGAGGATGGATTATTCGTTTCCAGTGCGATTCGGGATGTAACGGAGCGAAAACGATTCGAATTGAAACTTCAAGAGGCAAGTCGTCTGAAAAGCGAATTTCTCGCCAGCATGTCTCACGAGTTACGTACACCGTTAAACGCAATCATCGGTTTTTCCGAATTCCTTTTGGATGAGAAGCCGGGAAAATTAAACGGCAAACAAAAGGAATATCTCGAAGATGTGCTGCAAAGTGGAAGGCATTTATTGAATCTGATAAACGACGTCCTCGATTTGTCGAAGGTCGAAGCCGGTAAAATGGAACTTTTTCCGGAAACATTCTCGGTTGCAAACGCGATAGAAGACGCCATCGCGATCGTTTCTACTTTGGCTCACGAAAAGCAAATCGATATCAGCAAAGTTCTTTCGAAGGGAAATGACGATGTCACTCTCGATCACCAAAGATTTAAACAAATTCTATTCAATCTGCTCTCTAACGCGGTAAAGTTTACGCAAGAAAAGGGAAAGGTGGAAATTTATTCGTCCTTTAACAATCTCGATCGATTGGAAATTCAAGTCAGGGATACGGGAATAGGAATTAAAGAGGAGGATTTGGGTCGTTTGTTTAAGGAGTTCCAACAATTGGATTCCGGCACGAATCGTCAGTACCAGGGTTCTGGGCTCGGATTAGCGCTGACAAAAAGATTTGTCGAGTTGCTCCAAGGATCCATAGCAATAAAGAGTGAACTTGGAAAAGGCTCCACATTTACGATTAACTTACCTAGAGTACTTGATAAGAGCCGGGCTCTATGA
- a CDS encoding response regulator, whose amino-acid sequence MNVKVLIVDDNPINLKLACNVLKAAGFEIITAVDAEGTLHNLEKITPDIILMDIELPGMDGLTLTKLLKENNKTKHIPVVALTSYAMKGDQEKAFKSGCVGYITKPIDTRIFPSQVAGFIGSSRYD is encoded by the coding sequence ATGAACGTTAAAGTCCTGATTGTCGACGATAATCCGATCAACTTAAAACTTGCCTGTAATGTATTAAAAGCTGCCGGCTTCGAGATCATAACCGCAGTCGATGCGGAAGGTACATTGCATAATTTAGAAAAAATTACGCCGGATATTATATTAATGGATATCGAGTTACCCGGTATGGACGGGCTTACGCTTACGAAGTTGCTCAAAGAAAATAACAAAACTAAACATATCCCGGTCGTCGCTCTTACTTCGTACGCTATGAAAGGGGATCAAGAGAAGGCGTTCAAGTCGGGCTGCGTAGGATATATTACTAAACCGATAGATACAAGAATCTTTCCGTCACAGGTGGCCGGATTTATCGGAAGTTCTCGCTATGATTGA
- a CDS encoding response regulator — MNVLEEPISILIVDDQPTNLKLLRVRLQVDGYKVYEASDGIKGLSVLENHKIEAIISDILMPNMDGYEFCANIRRNKKYDSIAFIFYTATYTSAGDEEFALKLGADRFFKKPSPVQIILDSIHSIRENAKDRILSPINYSNETILREYSHSLVEKLEEQNMKLIEQNNKLNFEMQERKKAEDESIRQKYFFKLLFEISPIGLVILDTEHRVITANKAFQEMFQFTEESLKGKDLCDYVLPSSDTNEARSLVQNAVSGAILNQEVVLKRRDERMLQVALHIFPFIVDSQTTAICEIFIDRTKERSLEKQLREAQKMETLGNFSSGIAHDFNNILSIISGHAFLLQSKRDDQKQIDRSSDAIQKGCERGAGIVRQLLTFSRKTDSIFGFSNINVIAEEIEAFLIETIPKTIRLNFQLEKNLPSISCDSTQIHQLLLNLSINARDAMPDGGTLTIATKIMEQPDPNAMNPKLKYNSYVIIQVSDTGIGMDEITKERVFEPFFTTKQAYKGTGLGLSVVYGIVENHEGWIEIDSILSVGTTFSIFLPVKKNAPELIDPVSKEENRSSHKRKGFILFIEDEEMLRSLIYDYLTPKGYQILLASDGEEGLNIYRKYQAQISIVISDLGLPYLGGEEVVRRILSIGRDVRLVIASGFIGLEVKERLLRAGPVEFIQKPYRLTELLELIEQEIQVN; from the coding sequence ATGAACGTACTTGAGGAACCGATTTCAATCCTGATCGTCGACGATCAACCGACGAACCTTAAGCTATTGAGAGTTCGTTTGCAAGTGGATGGCTACAAAGTGTACGAGGCGTCGGACGGGATAAAGGGTTTATCCGTTTTGGAGAATCATAAAATCGAGGCTATAATATCCGATATTCTTATGCCTAATATGGACGGTTACGAATTTTGCGCGAATATAAGAAGGAATAAAAAATACGATTCCATCGCCTTCATTTTCTACACCGCAACTTACACCTCCGCAGGCGACGAAGAGTTCGCTTTAAAACTCGGAGCGGATCGATTTTTCAAGAAGCCCTCGCCGGTCCAGATAATACTAGATTCGATTCACTCGATCCGGGAAAATGCAAAAGATCGAATTCTGTCCCCCATCAATTATTCGAACGAGACGATACTCCGCGAGTACAGCCATAGTCTTGTGGAAAAACTTGAAGAACAAAATATGAAGCTCATAGAGCAGAATAATAAACTGAACTTTGAAATGCAGGAGCGGAAAAAAGCGGAAGATGAATCGATCCGACAAAAATACTTCTTCAAACTCCTTTTTGAGATATCGCCCATCGGTTTAGTGATACTAGATACTGAGCATCGCGTTATCACTGCGAATAAAGCTTTCCAGGAAATGTTTCAGTTCACGGAAGAGAGCTTAAAAGGGAAGGATTTATGCGATTATGTACTGCCCTCGTCCGATACAAACGAGGCGAGATCGCTTGTCCAAAATGCCGTAAGCGGCGCAATTTTAAATCAGGAGGTCGTTCTAAAACGTAGGGATGAACGCATGCTTCAAGTCGCGTTGCATATTTTCCCTTTCATCGTCGATTCGCAAACGACCGCAATTTGCGAAATTTTTATCGATAGAACGAAAGAGCGTTCTCTCGAAAAGCAACTTAGGGAAGCCCAAAAAATGGAGACTTTGGGAAATTTCTCAAGCGGTATCGCTCACGACTTTAACAATATTTTATCTATTATATCCGGCCATGCATTCCTTTTGCAATCTAAACGGGACGACCAAAAACAAATCGACCGTTCCAGCGACGCAATACAAAAAGGTTGCGAGAGAGGGGCCGGAATAGTAAGGCAATTACTTACCTTTTCCAGAAAAACAGACAGTATATTCGGATTTTCAAATATAAATGTGATCGCCGAAGAGATCGAAGCGTTTCTTATCGAAACGATTCCTAAAACAATACGTCTTAATTTCCAATTGGAAAAGAACCTTCCTTCGATAAGTTGCGATTCGACTCAAATCCATCAATTATTGCTTAACCTTTCGATCAATGCGAGAGATGCGATGCCCGACGGCGGCACGCTTACGATCGCCACCAAGATTATGGAGCAGCCGGATCCGAACGCAATGAATCCGAAATTAAAATATAACAGTTATGTAATTATTCAAGTTTCGGATACCGGGATCGGCATGGACGAAATAACGAAGGAAAGAGTCTTTGAGCCTTTTTTTACTACGAAGCAGGCTTACAAGGGAACGGGATTAGGTCTTTCGGTCGTTTACGGAATTGTAGAAAATCATGAAGGTTGGATCGAGATAGATAGTATATTATCGGTCGGGACCACATTTTCGATCTTTTTGCCGGTGAAGAAAAACGCGCCGGAACTTATCGACCCTGTCTCAAAGGAAGAAAACCGTAGTTCGCATAAACGTAAAGGATTCATATTATTCATCGAAGATGAGGAGATGTTAAGAAGCTTAATATATGATTATTTGACCCCTAAGGGTTATCAAATATTGCTGGCCTCTGACGGGGAAGAGGGATTGAATATTTATAGAAAATACCAAGCCCAAATATCGATCGTTATTTCCGATCTCGGGTTGCCTTATTTAGGAGGCGAAGAGGTCGTTCGTAGAATTTTGTCCATCGGCCGAGACGTAAGACTCGTTATCGCAAGCGGATTCATCGGGTTGGAAGTTAAGGAACGGTTACTGCGAGCAGGGCCGGTCGAGTTTATTCAAAAGCCGTATAGGCTTACGGAATTATTGGAATTGATCGAACAGGAAATTCAAGTGAATTGA
- a CDS encoding YciI family protein has protein sequence MKYILMMQFPVLDWKTSNLGTWPPEDVKRNIDFLRRFNTDLRNSGELVSVEALVGPEEIKIIRAKKDGTPAITDGPFPESKEFLAGYWIVDVDSPDRAYEIAASASAMPGRGGAPANIPIEVRAVMNVPTGDL, from the coding sequence ATGAAGTACATACTAATGATGCAATTCCCGGTTCTAGACTGGAAAACGAGCAATTTGGGCACCTGGCCGCCGGAAGATGTTAAGCGAAATATCGATTTCTTGCGTCGCTTCAATACCGATCTCCGCAATTCGGGAGAACTGGTGAGCGTAGAAGCATTAGTAGGTCCCGAAGAAATAAAAATTATACGGGCCAAAAAGGATGGAACTCCCGCGATCACGGACGGACCATTTCCCGAATCGAAAGAGTTTTTAGCGGGCTATTGGATCGTGGATGTCGATAGTCCGGATCGTGCGTATGAAATTGCGGCAAGCGCTTCGGCAATGCCCGGAAGAGGGGGAGCTCCCGCGAATATTCCCATCGAAGTGCGTGCCGTTATGAATGTTCCGACCGGCGACCTTTAA
- a CDS encoding RNA polymerase sigma factor — protein sequence MSDLTRQLLERVHKQEYGQILATLIGWLGDFELAEEALQDAFLAAVEHWERLGVPNKPGAWLTTTARRKAVDRLRRNRSRSVDPLSLEIIDSIRTLEIENVTDDSEIPDERLKLIFTCCHPALPTEHQIALTLHTLGGLTTAEIASAFLVPITTMAQRLVRAKRKIKDAGIPYYVPPIHLLAERVDSVLAVLYLIFTEGYTATSGDSLIRQELCDEAIRLCRIIELLIRRKEVRIDIPDQQYTEVLGLLSLMLLTHSRRRARIGEDGELIVLSDQKRSLWEKAEIQEGLALLDTALHLNRIGPYQLQAAINALHASAPDAESTNWKRISELYRQLLFFNDTAIVRLNYAVSVSMAGDPIEGLLLLESLKEELNSFAPYHLARADMLTRTDDRKEAKEEYLLALNLTQNRVERVFIGRKIGEFSDL from the coding sequence ATGAGCGATTTAACAAGGCAGCTTTTAGAACGAGTCCATAAACAAGAATACGGTCAAATTCTCGCGACTCTCATCGGATGGTTGGGAGATTTTGAATTGGCGGAAGAAGCCTTGCAGGATGCATTTCTCGCTGCGGTCGAACATTGGGAGAGACTGGGAGTTCCCAACAAACCGGGAGCGTGGTTAACCACTACCGCTCGCAGAAAAGCGGTGGATCGCCTTCGAAGAAATCGTTCCCGATCCGTCGATCCTTTGTCGCTCGAAATTATAGATTCAATCCGAACACTCGAGATTGAAAACGTAACGGATGATTCCGAAATTCCCGATGAACGTTTAAAGCTGATCTTTACTTGTTGCCACCCGGCCTTACCTACGGAGCATCAAATCGCGCTGACTCTCCATACACTCGGAGGACTTACCACTGCGGAAATCGCATCCGCCTTCCTAGTTCCGATAACGACTATGGCGCAAAGATTGGTGCGTGCTAAGCGAAAGATTAAAGATGCGGGAATTCCTTATTATGTACCCCCGATTCATTTACTAGCGGAGAGAGTGGATTCGGTTTTAGCTGTTCTTTATCTTATTTTCACGGAAGGATATACTGCGACTTCCGGAGATTCTCTCATCCGGCAGGAATTATGCGATGAGGCGATCAGACTCTGTAGAATTATCGAACTTTTGATTCGCAGGAAAGAAGTCCGAATCGATATTCCGGACCAACAATACACCGAGGTTCTCGGATTATTGTCGTTAATGCTTTTAACTCATTCCAGACGAAGAGCCAGAATAGGAGAGGACGGGGAATTGATCGTACTTAGCGACCAAAAACGCTCTCTTTGGGAGAAGGCGGAAATCCAGGAAGGTTTGGCCTTACTAGATACTGCCTTGCACTTAAACCGCATAGGCCCGTATCAACTCCAAGCGGCAATCAATGCACTTCATGCGAGCGCCCCCGATGCCGAATCAACGAATTGGAAACGAATTTCCGAACTTTATAGACAACTTCTTTTTTTTAACGATACTGCAATCGTGCGATTGAATTACGCCGTCTCGGTATCGATGGCAGGCGATCCGATCGAAGGACTTCTTTTATTAGAATCGTTAAAGGAAGAGTTAAATTCATTCGCGCCATATCATTTAGCCCGGGCCGATATGCTGACTCGAACCGATGATAGAAAGGAGGCAAAAGAGGAATATCTCTTAGCATTGAACCTGACACAAAACCGAGTGGAAAGGGTATTTATCGGTCGAAAAATCGGGGAATTCTCCGATCTTTAG
- a CDS encoding alpha/beta hydrolase has product MEWHPRNASVLLVHGGGGDRREVTKYIRFFLNRKFDVLTFDLSCHGEANCPVPGLTYGNRESRDVLGAYRYLTDRYSKVYAMGSSVGAASILIAMPDMPKLSAVIAENPIFNFQRLIIESPAAPGFLPNWFKNLLVQLTMLRGRFDGLLSPANSIRLVKSVPIYFIQSKADTVNPFRHTQELAELYAGPKTLWFPEIGSHGAIWDVDSVEYEKRLQDFLKGVR; this is encoded by the coding sequence ATGGAATGGCACCCGCGAAACGCTAGTGTCTTGTTAGTTCACGGTGGAGGCGGGGACAGACGGGAAGTCACGAAATATATTCGGTTTTTCTTAAACCGAAAATTCGATGTTCTCACGTTCGATCTCTCTTGCCATGGTGAAGCGAATTGTCCGGTCCCCGGTTTGACATACGGAAATCGGGAATCGAGAGATGTACTCGGGGCTTATCGTTACCTAACAGATAGATATTCAAAAGTGTATGCGATGGGCTCATCGGTAGGAGCTGCGTCGATTTTGATCGCTATGCCTGACATGCCCAAACTATCCGCAGTGATTGCCGAGAATCCGATCTTCAATTTTCAAAGGCTGATTATTGAATCTCCGGCAGCACCGGGATTTCTTCCGAATTGGTTCAAGAATCTTCTCGTCCAGCTTACGATGCTACGCGGGAGATTCGACGGATTATTGAGTCCCGCAAATTCCATTCGTCTCGTAAAATCGGTACCGATTTACTTTATTCAAAGCAAGGCCGATACGGTGAATCCCTTTAGACACACTCAGGAACTTGCCGAATTGTATGCCGGACCCAAAACGCTTTGGTTTCCGGAAATCGGAAGTCACGGCGCGATATGGGATGTCGATAGCGTCGAATATGAAAAAAGACTCCAGGATTTTTTAAAAGGAGTACGATAA
- a CDS encoding RNA polymerase sigma factor, translating to MRKESGHSIPDNLLGELAPQVLGAVIRRFGDFSSAEDAVQEALLAAAMQWPSAGTPKNPRGWLIQVASRRMIDHIRSELARRRREEAWVSEEPFEESIEELRGSSDVRGQDDTLILLFMCCHPILNPSSAIALTLRAVGGLTTAEIANAFLVPEATMAQRISRAKKRIKDSGIRFALPTDQERSERLDSVLHVLYLIFNEGYASSIGSSLQRCNLSNEAIRLTRAVHHLLPKDGEVTGLLALMLLTDARRPARTGPEGELIPLAEQNRTLWDREAITEGIALISDTLSRGSIGAYQLQAAIAAVHDEALRSEDTDWPQILALYGLLKRMSDNPIVALNHAIAAAMVQGPNIGLELLTTLDGDKRLAGHYRLDAVRGHLHEMAGNNRAAIGHYLAAAGRTTSVPERNYLNTQAAKLASRYK from the coding sequence ATGAGGAAGGAATCCGGGCATTCCATCCCCGACAATCTGCTCGGAGAACTTGCGCCGCAGGTTCTTGGCGCGGTTATCCGACGATTCGGGGATTTTTCCTCCGCTGAAGATGCAGTGCAGGAGGCTTTATTGGCCGCAGCTATGCAGTGGCCTTCGGCAGGAACGCCGAAAAATCCGCGAGGATGGTTGATCCAAGTCGCTTCCCGTCGCATGATTGATCATATACGAAGTGAACTTGCGCGACGGAGACGGGAAGAAGCTTGGGTTTCGGAAGAACCTTTCGAAGAGTCAATCGAAGAATTACGGGGCTCTTCGGACGTTCGAGGACAAGACGACACATTGATATTACTATTTATGTGTTGCCATCCGATACTTAATCCATCTTCCGCTATAGCACTTACTTTACGCGCCGTTGGCGGCCTAACGACCGCAGAAATCGCCAATGCGTTTCTAGTTCCGGAAGCAACAATGGCTCAACGAATCAGTCGCGCCAAGAAGCGGATTAAAGACTCGGGCATTCGATTCGCTTTACCTACCGATCAGGAAAGATCGGAACGTTTGGATTCCGTTTTGCATGTTCTTTATTTAATCTTTAATGAAGGCTATGCTAGCAGTATCGGTTCTAGCCTTCAACGCTGCAATCTCTCTAACGAGGCGATACGGCTTACACGGGCCGTTCATCATCTTCTACCGAAGGATGGCGAGGTTACGGGCCTTCTTGCATTGATGCTTTTGACCGATGCCCGACGTCCCGCTCGTACAGGTCCGGAAGGTGAGTTAATTCCGCTTGCGGAACAGAATCGAACTTTATGGGATCGAGAAGCGATCACGGAAGGAATTGCGTTGATAAGCGACACGCTGTCCCGCGGCTCGATCGGAGCCTATCAACTCCAGGCGGCAATCGCGGCCGTCCACGACGAGGCCTTGCGTTCGGAAGATACCGATTGGCCGCAAATCTTAGCTCTTTACGGCTTACTTAAACGTATGTCCGATAATCCGATAGTCGCTCTCAATCATGCGATAGCGGCGGCAATGGTCCAAGGACCGAATATCGGCCTCGAATTATTGACTACGTTAGACGGCGATAAGCGGCTAGCCGGGCATTACAGGCTCGATGCCGTTCGCGGACATCTGCATGAGATGGCGGGAAATAACCGAGCGGCAATCGGCCACTATCTTGCGGCCGCCGGACGCACTACGAGCGTTCCGG
- a CDS encoding response regulator: protein MNILIVEDDLVQMKLAHVVLSYAGYNVSKAHRAEEAWETIQTNRPTIILLDLSLPGIDGIALTRKIRNDRSVCEIPIIAITSYPDRYTRFEALKAGCSAYMVKPIDTRFLPKAIENTKRDFKIIYEKNLIDPPFETEF, encoded by the coding sequence ATGAATATTCTGATCGTTGAAGATGACCTGGTACAAATGAAGTTAGCTCATGTCGTACTTTCGTACGCGGGATATAACGTTTCGAAAGCCCACAGAGCCGAAGAAGCATGGGAGACGATACAAACGAACCGTCCCACGATCATACTTTTAGATCTTTCGCTGCCTGGAATCGACGGTATCGCTTTAACTCGGAAAATTCGAAACGATCGGAGCGTTTGCGAGATTCCTATCATTGCGATTACATCCTACCCGGACCGGTACACTCGCTTTGAAGCGTTGAAAGCCGGTTGTTCGGCATATATGGTCAAGCCAATCGATACTAGATTTCTGCCCAAGGCGATCGAGAATACGAAGCGCGATTTTAAGATCATCTATGAAAAGAATCTAATAGACCCTCCTTTCGAAACGGAATTCTAG
- a CDS encoding sodium-dependent bicarbonate transport family permease, which translates to MDIHAIAENVLNPPVLFFFLGMGAVIFKSDLTVPDQIGKFFSIYLMFAIGFKGGHELFKTPFTDEHLYVLLACGIMATAIPVYAYYILKMKLDPPNAAALAGSFGSISAVTFVTAGAFLHNIGQEYGGFIVAGMALMESPAIIVAVLLDRMNRSREALNGHAVFSWKNLLHEAFFGYSIYLLLGSLFVGYFTGESGWKKESPFSENLFQGILTLFLLDMGISAAKRFKEIRKIGVFLIVATLSIMAINVLLGTILVKIMGMPIGDGLMFIILCASASYIAVPAAMKDSIPEANPSIYLTVALSVVFPINIIAGIPLYYYILTIIIGN; encoded by the coding sequence ATGGATATTCATGCCATTGCCGAGAACGTATTAAATCCGCCCGTTCTCTTCTTCTTTTTAGGGATGGGGGCCGTTATTTTTAAATCCGATCTGACTGTTCCCGACCAGATCGGAAAGTTCTTTTCGATCTATTTAATGTTCGCAATAGGATTCAAGGGAGGGCATGAATTATTTAAAACTCCGTTTACCGACGAGCATCTTTATGTTCTTTTAGCTTGCGGAATCATGGCCACTGCAATTCCGGTTTATGCGTACTATATCTTAAAAATGAAATTAGACCCTCCTAACGCGGCAGCGTTAGCAGGGTCCTTCGGTTCGATAAGCGCAGTAACCTTCGTCACTGCCGGAGCCTTTTTACATAATATCGGACAAGAATACGGCGGGTTTATTGTGGCGGGAATGGCGTTGATGGAATCTCCCGCAATTATCGTTGCCGTTTTGCTGGACAGAATGAATCGGTCGCGGGAAGCATTGAATGGGCACGCAGTTTTTTCCTGGAAAAATCTTTTGCACGAAGCCTTCTTCGGTTATTCCATCTACCTACTTTTAGGCTCCCTCTTTGTAGGCTACTTTACTGGAGAATCCGGATGGAAGAAAGAATCCCCTTTTTCCGAGAATTTATTTCAAGGAATTTTAACATTATTTCTTTTGGATATGGGAATTTCTGCGGCAAAGCGATTTAAAGAAATACGGAAGATCGGAGTATTTTTGATAGTTGCGACTCTCTCAATCATGGCGATTAACGTCCTATTGGGGACGATTTTGGTGAAAATAATGGGTATGCCGATCGGAGACGGGCTAATGTTTATCATACTTTGCGCTTCCGCCTCGTACATTGCCGTTCCGGCGGCGATGAAAGATTCCATTCCGGAAGCGAATCCGAGTATTTATCTAACTGTAGCCTTGTCCGTGGTTTTTCCGATCAATATTATCGCTGGTATTCCGCTATATTATTATATACTAACTATCATCATCGGAAATTAA